A window of the Gemmatirosa kalamazoonensis genome harbors these coding sequences:
- a CDS encoding ABC transporter permease, with the protein MRRSLRRALFLARAEVLHIVRDRATVAQILVMPLVQLLVLSNVATFAVRATPTYVVDHDHTSVSRGLVTRLTASGLFHVVGASASPDSAERALLAGRATAVVTVPRGFEETLVRERSAAVGLEMNAEKGSAAGIVQTYAAQIVEAYAAELDAARRPIPAGPARGAGRLELRQRAWYNPTLDYRHYMVPGILVALVTMIATLLAAQNIAREKEAGTLEQLNATPITRAEFVAGKLLPLWALALLDLSLGLAVGRLAFGVPIRGSLLLLFGAACVYLVVALAIGLWISTLVETQQQAMFVTFFVLMVYLLMSGLFTPIDSMPRWVQIVSLLNPVRHFVSISRAVLVKGAGLGAILEPLGALAVYAAAMVTIAVRQYSKRAA; encoded by the coding sequence GTGCGCCGCTCCCTTCGCCGAGCCCTGTTCCTCGCCCGCGCGGAAGTCCTGCACATCGTGCGCGACCGCGCGACCGTGGCGCAGATCCTCGTCATGCCGCTCGTGCAGCTCCTCGTGCTGTCGAACGTCGCGACGTTCGCGGTGCGGGCGACGCCGACGTACGTCGTGGACCACGACCACACGTCGGTGTCGCGCGGGCTCGTCACGCGGCTGACGGCGTCCGGGCTGTTCCACGTCGTCGGCGCGTCGGCGTCGCCGGACTCCGCGGAGCGTGCGCTGCTCGCCGGACGCGCGACGGCGGTGGTGACGGTGCCGCGCGGCTTCGAGGAGACGCTCGTGCGCGAGCGCAGCGCCGCGGTGGGTCTGGAGATGAACGCCGAGAAGGGATCGGCCGCGGGGATCGTGCAGACGTACGCGGCGCAGATCGTGGAGGCGTACGCCGCGGAGCTCGACGCGGCGCGTCGGCCGATCCCCGCGGGCCCCGCGCGCGGCGCCGGCCGGCTCGAGCTGCGGCAGCGCGCGTGGTACAACCCGACGCTCGACTACCGGCACTACATGGTGCCGGGCATCCTCGTCGCGCTCGTCACGATGATCGCGACGCTGCTCGCCGCGCAGAACATCGCGCGGGAGAAGGAGGCGGGCACGCTGGAGCAGCTCAACGCGACGCCGATCACGCGGGCCGAGTTCGTGGCGGGCAAGCTGCTGCCGCTGTGGGCGCTCGCGCTGCTCGACCTGTCGTTGGGCCTCGCGGTCGGGCGGCTCGCCTTCGGCGTGCCGATACGCGGCAGCCTGCTGCTGCTGTTCGGCGCGGCGTGCGTGTATCTCGTCGTCGCGCTGGCGATCGGGCTCTGGATCTCGACGCTCGTCGAGACCCAGCAGCAGGCGATGTTCGTGACGTTCTTCGTGCTCATGGTCTACCTGCTCATGAGCGGCCTGTTCACCCCGATCGACAGCATGCCGCGGTGGGTGCAGATCGTGTCGCTGCTCAACCCGGTGCGGCACTTCGTGTCGATCTCGCGCGCCGTGCTCGTGAAGGGCGCCGGGCTCGGCGCGATCCTGGAGCCGCTCGGCGCGCTCGCTGTCTACGCGGCGGCGATGGTGACGATCGCGGTGCGACAGTACTCCAAGCGCGCGGCGTAG
- a CDS encoding ABC transporter permease has product MTALTGLLRKEVYHVLRDRRTLAVLVLLPVVQVILFGYSIRTDVNDVRLAVVDPAPDVATLALRSELQGTPSLRVVRTFGALDDDGIDSLFQRGAAQVVVSFEPRLAERQARGLAARVLVVADAAEPNGGSARLGYVVAVLRGAMSTRPSAGAGPAPLRIVPEVRMRFNPTRESANLFVPGLMAMVLTITSALMTALSLTREKESGTMEALLVSPLRPWQIVVGKVAPYLAIGFASVLLVLLEARLVFHVPVRGSVALLLAEGLLFILVSLALGILVSARTSSQRVAMMIALVGTMLPTMMLSGFVFPIESMPRALQIVTNIVPAKWFVLVARGIMLKGVGLGYLWRETLVLLGMAVVLLAASARSFRVRLEG; this is encoded by the coding sequence ATGACCGCGCTCACCGGCCTGCTCCGCAAGGAGGTGTACCACGTGCTGCGCGACCGGCGCACGCTCGCGGTGCTCGTGCTGCTGCCGGTCGTGCAGGTGATCCTGTTCGGCTACTCGATCCGCACCGACGTGAACGACGTGCGGCTCGCCGTCGTCGACCCGGCGCCGGACGTGGCGACGCTGGCGCTGCGCAGCGAGCTGCAGGGAACGCCGTCGCTGCGCGTGGTGCGCACGTTCGGCGCGCTCGACGACGACGGGATCGACTCGCTGTTCCAGCGCGGCGCGGCGCAGGTGGTCGTGTCGTTCGAGCCGAGGCTGGCCGAGCGCCAGGCGCGCGGGCTGGCGGCGCGCGTGCTCGTCGTCGCCGATGCCGCGGAGCCGAACGGCGGCAGCGCGCGGCTCGGCTACGTCGTCGCGGTGCTGCGCGGCGCGATGTCGACGCGACCGTCCGCGGGAGCCGGGCCCGCGCCGCTGCGTATCGTGCCCGAGGTGCGCATGCGCTTCAACCCGACGCGCGAGAGCGCGAACCTGTTCGTGCCCGGGCTCATGGCGATGGTGCTCACGATCACGTCGGCGCTCATGACCGCGCTGTCGCTGACGCGCGAGAAGGAGTCGGGCACGATGGAGGCGCTGCTCGTGTCGCCGCTGCGGCCGTGGCAGATCGTCGTCGGCAAGGTCGCGCCGTATCTGGCGATCGGGTTCGCGAGCGTGCTGCTCGTGCTGCTGGAGGCACGGCTCGTCTTCCACGTGCCGGTGCGCGGCTCCGTCGCGCTGCTGCTCGCGGAGGGGCTGCTGTTCATCCTCGTGTCGCTCGCGCTCGGGATCCTCGTCTCGGCGCGCACCTCGTCGCAGCGTGTGGCGATGATGATCGCGCTCGTCGGGACGATGCTGCCGACGATGATGCTCTCCGGCTTCGTCTTCCCGATCGAGAGCATGCCGCGCGCGCTGCAGATCGTGACGAACATCGTGCCCGCGAAGTGGTTCGTGCTGGTGGCGCGCGGCATCATGCTGAAGGGTGTCGGGCTCGGGTACCTGTGGCGCGAGACGCTCGTCCTGCTCGGGATGGCGGTGGTGCTGCTGGCCGCGAGCGCGCGATCGTTCCGCGTACGGCTGGAGGGTTGA
- a CDS encoding ABC transporter ATP-binding protein: MTAPAIEARGLTRTFGAFTAVDHITFDVWPGEVFGFLGANGAGKTTAIRMLTGLLAPSGGEARVAGFDVYTESEAIKRAIGYMSQRFSLYDDLTVGENVQLYGGIYDLTDAEIRDRAAAMLERLGLTAHRRARVRDIPLGWKQKLAFSVALLHRPRVVFLDEPTSGVDPIVRRQFWEMIYEAAHAGTTVFVTTHYMDEAEYCDRISIMVAGRIEACGAPADLKREFGVESVDELFVRLARPAEATG; encoded by the coding sequence ATGACGGCCCCGGCGATCGAGGCACGCGGTCTCACGCGGACGTTCGGCGCGTTCACGGCGGTGGATCACATCACGTTCGACGTGTGGCCCGGCGAGGTGTTCGGCTTCCTCGGTGCGAACGGGGCCGGCAAGACGACCGCGATCCGCATGCTCACCGGACTGCTCGCGCCAAGCGGCGGCGAGGCGCGCGTGGCCGGGTTCGACGTGTACACCGAGAGCGAGGCGATCAAGCGCGCCATCGGCTACATGAGCCAGCGCTTCTCGCTGTACGACGACCTCACCGTCGGCGAGAACGTGCAGCTCTACGGCGGCATCTACGACCTCACCGACGCCGAGATCCGCGACCGTGCCGCGGCGATGCTCGAGCGGCTCGGCCTCACCGCACACCGGCGCGCCCGCGTGCGCGACATCCCGCTCGGCTGGAAGCAGAAGCTCGCGTTCTCCGTGGCGCTGCTGCACCGGCCACGCGTCGTCTTCCTCGACGAGCCCACGAGCGGCGTCGACCCGATCGTGCGGCGGCAGTTCTGGGAGATGATCTACGAGGCGGCGCACGCGGGGACGACGGTGTTCGTCACCACGCACTACATGGACGAGGCGGAGTACTGCGATCGGATCTCGATCATGGTCGCGGGGCGCATCGAGGCGTGCGGCGCGCCGGCGGACCTCAAGCGGGAGTTCGGCGTGGAGTCGGTGGACGAGCTGTTCGTGCGGCTGGCGCGCCCCGCGGAGGCGACAGGATGA
- a CDS encoding ABC transporter ATP-binding protein, with product MSAAVEAERVTKRFGDTVAVNAMSFTVAEGELFGFIGPDGAGKTTLFRILATLLVPDDGAARVLGRDVVRELWTLRREVGYMPGRFSLYPDLSVDENVRFFASVFGTTMEAEREGIAPIYDQLAPFRDRRAAALSGGMKQKLALCCALVHRPRILFLDEPTTGVDAVSRRELWDLLGTLKATGLTIVVSTPYMDEADRCDRVALVQRGVLLAVDTPAAVTAAYDRPLLAVRAADRFAALAAARAYPHAQAVYPFGETLHVADARRDAAREPLARELAEFLRARGIADARVEATAPTIEDAFIARMTEEAAA from the coding sequence ATGAGCGCCGCCGTCGAGGCCGAGCGGGTGACGAAGCGCTTCGGCGACACCGTGGCGGTGAACGCGATGAGCTTCACCGTCGCCGAGGGGGAGCTGTTCGGCTTCATCGGTCCCGACGGCGCCGGCAAGACGACGCTGTTCCGCATCCTGGCGACGCTGCTCGTCCCCGACGACGGCGCGGCGCGCGTGCTCGGCCGCGACGTCGTGCGGGAGCTGTGGACGCTGCGGCGCGAGGTGGGATACATGCCCGGGCGCTTCTCGCTCTACCCCGACCTCAGCGTCGACGAGAACGTGCGCTTCTTCGCGTCGGTGTTCGGCACGACGATGGAAGCGGAGCGCGAGGGGATCGCCCCCATCTACGACCAGCTCGCCCCGTTCCGCGACCGTCGCGCCGCCGCGCTCTCCGGCGGCATGAAGCAGAAGCTCGCGCTCTGCTGCGCGCTCGTGCACCGTCCGCGCATCCTCTTCCTCGACGAGCCGACGACGGGCGTGGACGCGGTGTCGCGGCGCGAGCTGTGGGATCTGTTAGGCACGCTGAAGGCGACGGGGCTCACGATCGTCGTGTCGACGCCCTACATGGACGAGGCGGACCGCTGCGACCGCGTGGCGCTCGTGCAGCGCGGCGTGCTGCTCGCCGTGGACACCCCCGCCGCCGTGACGGCGGCGTACGACCGGCCGCTGCTCGCCGTGCGCGCGGCCGACCGCTTCGCCGCGCTCGCCGCGGCGCGTGCCTACCCGCACGCGCAGGCGGTGTATCCGTTCGGCGAGACGCTGCACGTGGCCGACGCGCGGCGCGACGCGGCGCGGGAGCCGCTGGCGCGGGAGCTCGCCGAGTTCCTGCGGGCGCGCGGCATCGCCGACGCGCGCGTCGAGGCGACAGCGCCGACGATCGAGGACGCGTTCATCGCGCGCATGACCGAGGAGGCGGCGGCATGA
- a CDS encoding HlyD family secretion protein, translating to MPNADYTAAWLRGCVSARDAATQLRSHAAGVLLRIALVSVAACAPKDQPDAYGTMEAPAVVVGAEVGGRLIAFAPVEGDRLPAGATAAVVDTTPLVLQLRQIAAQRAGGEARTSEVTKQIGVLQVQREIARRAYERTRRLYDQQAATAQQLDQTERDYRVLGEQIAAARSQHTTAGQDVASTDARAAMLRDQIRRSRVANPVNGTVLATYAKAGEVVQPGQPLYRVASLDTMELRAYVAESQLAQVRLGRSATVTVDAAGGARRALSGTVSWVASEAEFTPTPIQTRDERTSLVYAVKIRVPNADGALKIGMPADVRFVPLATAAR from the coding sequence ATGCCTAACGCCGACTACACCGCTGCGTGGCTGCGTGGCTGCGTGAGCGCGCGCGACGCAGCCACGCAGCTACGCAGCCACGCAGCGGGGGTACTCCTCAGGATCGCGCTCGTGAGCGTGGCCGCCTGCGCCCCGAAGGACCAGCCCGACGCCTACGGCACCATGGAGGCCCCCGCCGTCGTCGTCGGCGCGGAAGTCGGCGGGCGGCTCATCGCGTTCGCGCCGGTGGAAGGCGACCGACTCCCCGCCGGCGCGACCGCGGCCGTGGTCGACACGACGCCGCTCGTGCTGCAGCTCCGACAGATCGCCGCCCAGCGTGCCGGCGGCGAGGCGCGCACGAGCGAGGTCACGAAGCAGATCGGGGTGCTGCAGGTGCAGCGCGAGATCGCGCGACGCGCCTACGAGCGGACGCGCCGGCTCTACGATCAGCAGGCGGCCACCGCGCAGCAGCTCGACCAGACGGAGCGCGACTACCGCGTGCTCGGCGAGCAGATCGCCGCCGCGCGGTCGCAGCACACCACCGCCGGCCAGGACGTCGCGTCGACCGACGCGCGCGCGGCGATGCTGCGCGACCAGATCCGCCGCAGTCGCGTCGCCAACCCGGTGAACGGCACCGTGCTCGCCACGTACGCGAAGGCCGGCGAGGTGGTGCAGCCGGGCCAGCCGCTGTACCGCGTCGCGAGCCTCGACACGATGGAGCTGCGCGCCTACGTCGCCGAGTCGCAGCTCGCGCAGGTGCGACTCGGCCGCAGCGCGACGGTGACCGTGGACGCGGCCGGCGGCGCGCGTCGAGCGCTGAGCGGCACCGTGTCGTGGGTCGCGTCGGAGGCCGAGTTCACGCCGACGCCGATCCAGACGCGCGACGAGCGTACGAGCCTCGTGTACGCCGTGAAGATCCGCGTGCCGAACGCCGACGGCGCGCTGAAGATCGGGATGCCCGCCGACGTGCGCTTCGTGCCGCTCGCGACCGCCGCGCGATGA
- a CDS encoding TolC family protein, translated as MRAALAADPRRRQIDIAAEQSALRLRNLDAERLPQLAAAGQAQYQSDVPRVPLALPNVRVPSPPHDTYDAHAEAQLSLLDPTRAARRGAERAQLAETQAGVRASLFALRQEVVESFFAAAALDARHATLAATLVELEARLRDAVVRVRGGAALPSDTASIAATLLQRRQDLLQADADRRAALARLAELTDAAPDTNAPLALPDLAAAAARARASLDSVRARPEYAQLEATRERLARQAELQTARERPQISAFARAGYGRPGLNPLATAFDTYWLGGVQLRWTPWTWGTAAREREAITLQREVVDANEAALTRQLRRAVEGDLATIDRVAATMALDDGIVALREGVERETRARLGEGVVTAAEYASREAELLAARLARDEHRVALAAARARFLTTLGLEIP; from the coding sequence ATGCGGGCCGCCCTCGCCGCCGACCCGCGGCGGCGGCAGATCGACATCGCGGCGGAGCAGTCGGCGCTGCGGCTGCGCAACCTCGACGCGGAGCGGCTGCCGCAGCTCGCCGCCGCCGGGCAGGCGCAGTACCAGTCCGACGTGCCGCGCGTGCCACTCGCGCTGCCGAACGTCCGCGTTCCGTCGCCGCCGCACGACACGTATGACGCGCACGCGGAGGCCCAGCTCTCGCTCCTCGATCCCACGCGCGCCGCGCGGCGTGGCGCGGAGCGCGCGCAGCTCGCGGAGACGCAGGCCGGCGTGCGGGCGTCGCTGTTCGCGCTGCGGCAGGAGGTGGTGGAGTCGTTCTTCGCCGCGGCCGCCCTCGACGCCCGCCATGCGACGCTCGCCGCGACGCTCGTCGAGCTGGAGGCGCGGCTGCGCGACGCAGTCGTCCGCGTGCGCGGCGGCGCGGCGCTGCCGAGCGACACGGCGTCGATCGCGGCCACGCTGCTGCAGCGGCGGCAGGATCTCCTGCAGGCCGATGCCGACCGGCGCGCCGCGCTCGCCCGGCTGGCCGAGCTCACCGACGCAGCGCCCGACACGAATGCGCCGCTCGCCCTCCCCGACCTCGCCGCGGCGGCGGCGCGGGCGCGTGCGTCGCTCGACTCGGTGCGCGCGCGACCCGAGTACGCGCAGCTCGAGGCGACGCGCGAGCGGCTCGCGCGACAGGCGGAGCTGCAGACGGCGCGCGAGCGGCCGCAGATCTCGGCGTTCGCGCGCGCCGGCTACGGCCGTCCGGGGCTCAATCCGCTCGCCACCGCGTTCGACACGTACTGGCTCGGCGGCGTGCAGCTCCGGTGGACGCCATGGACGTGGGGCACGGCGGCGCGCGAGCGCGAGGCGATCACGCTCCAGCGCGAGGTGGTCGACGCGAACGAGGCCGCGCTCACGCGTCAGCTGCGCCGCGCCGTGGAGGGCGACCTCGCGACGATCGACCGGGTCGCCGCCACCATGGCGCTCGACGACGGCATCGTCGCGCTGCGCGAGGGCGTCGAGCGCGAGACGCGCGCTCGGCTCGGCGAGGGGGTGGTGACGGCCGCGGAGTACGCGAGCCGCGAGGCGGAGCTGCTCGCCGCCCGGCTCGCGCGCGACGAGCACCGCGTCGCGCTGGCCGCGGCACGGGCGCGCTTCCTCACGACACTCGGGTTGGAGATCCCCTGA
- a CDS encoding TetR/AcrR family transcriptional regulator, with amino-acid sequence MANPRDRDTEQRILDAAHAVFLRRGTAGARTQEIADEAGVNKALLHYYFRSKDRLAEAVFARIMRGLFPPLIALLGSDMEIEEKVRRFVAFELDALAKNPYVPAYLIAEMNQHPDRVPQLVKSLTGLELGGVVPKVRATLQKQIDARVAARTLRPIAAEQFVVNLISLCIFPFAARPLLCAALQLDAAGFRRLIEERKTALPAFFLDALRP; translated from the coding sequence GTGGCTAACCCGCGCGACCGCGACACCGAGCAGCGCATCCTCGATGCGGCCCACGCGGTGTTCCTCCGCCGCGGCACCGCCGGCGCGCGCACGCAGGAGATCGCCGACGAGGCCGGGGTCAACAAGGCGCTGCTCCACTACTACTTCCGCTCCAAGGACCGCCTGGCCGAGGCGGTGTTCGCGCGCATCATGCGCGGCCTCTTCCCGCCGCTCATCGCGCTGCTCGGCTCCGACATGGAGATCGAGGAGAAGGTCCGCCGGTTCGTCGCGTTCGAGCTCGACGCGCTCGCGAAGAACCCGTACGTGCCGGCGTACCTCATCGCCGAGATGAACCAGCACCCGGACCGCGTGCCGCAGCTCGTGAAGTCGCTCACCGGGCTGGAGCTCGGCGGCGTCGTGCCGAAGGTCCGCGCGACGCTGCAGAAGCAGATCGACGCGCGGGTGGCCGCGCGCACGCTGCGTCCGATCGCGGCCGAGCAGTTCGTGGTGAACCTGATCTCGCTGTGCATCTTCCCGTTCGCGGCGCGGCCGCTGCTGTGCGCCGCGCTGCAGCTCGACGCCGCGGGGTTCCGGCGCCTGATCGAGGAGCGCAAGACCGCGCTCCCCGCCTTCTTCCTCGACGCGCTGCGGCCATGA
- a CDS encoding DUF5602 domain-containing protein, with protein sequence MRATSRLPCLTAAAALLALAAACSSDSATAPDPYRAADSTLDRAGYARPGVHVQLGAPQPLGHGTVRTYVALDAQNGNAPFEIGVALSADALDGLPSDGAMQMVLLPLPEHAPAPYQFAEVDWNPQGHPPPGVYTVPHFDFHFYTVPQAARDAILPSDPQFAAKANDLPTGDVVPPFYVVPGVPAEQAVPMMGVHWFDTRSPELQGMLGHPEAYHPFTKTFIYGSWNGAFTFLEPMVTREYLLTHPDDVASISVPQRYAQPGDYPTAYRVTYDPQVREYLVGLTSLVARQ encoded by the coding sequence ATGCGCGCCACGTCCCGCCTCCCATGCCTAACGGCAGCGGCCGCGCTCCTCGCGCTCGCCGCCGCGTGCTCGTCCGACTCGGCGACGGCGCCCGATCCGTACCGCGCGGCGGACTCCACGCTCGACCGCGCGGGGTACGCCCGGCCCGGCGTGCACGTGCAGCTCGGCGCGCCGCAGCCGCTCGGCCACGGCACGGTGCGCACCTACGTGGCGCTCGACGCGCAGAACGGCAACGCGCCGTTCGAGATCGGGGTCGCGCTGAGCGCCGACGCGCTCGATGGGCTGCCGAGCGACGGCGCGATGCAGATGGTGCTGCTCCCGCTGCCCGAGCACGCACCGGCGCCGTACCAGTTCGCGGAGGTCGACTGGAACCCGCAGGGGCATCCGCCGCCGGGCGTGTACACGGTGCCGCACTTCGACTTCCATTTCTACACCGTACCGCAGGCGGCGCGCGACGCGATCCTGCCGAGCGATCCGCAGTTCGCGGCGAAGGCGAACGACCTGCCCACCGGCGACGTCGTGCCGCCGTTCTACGTGGTGCCGGGCGTGCCGGCCGAGCAGGCGGTGCCGATGATGGGCGTGCACTGGTTCGACACGCGCTCGCCGGAGCTGCAGGGGATGCTCGGCCATCCCGAGGCGTATCACCCGTTCACGAAGACGTTCATCTACGGCTCGTGGAACGGCGCATTCACGTTCCTCGAGCCGATGGTGACGCGCGAGTACCTGCTGACGCACCCGGACGACGTGGCGTCGATCTCGGTGCCGCAGCGGTACGCGCAGCCGGGCGACTATCCGACCGCGTATCGCGTGACGTACGACCCGCAGGTGCGGGAGTATCTCGTGGGTCTCACGTCGCTCGTCGCGCGGCAGTGA
- a CDS encoding helix-turn-helix transcriptional regulator, translated as MEAVYRSVRRACYAGFDSVTLRREVAARVAPAVPYDKYAFSTCDPDTGLMTHTVADGVTSDLARAYVERLYPYHCACLTMDVPRTGVAVFSMLDLSPPTRDVLAAHGFDEQLQVSLTAEGRLVGTWCMMRADDAPPPRDAERALLRRLIPHVTRGLQAAARVDHGLAAARGGAIDDADHAPGILVLDARDRPTTRTPLAAAWLDDLADVGLDMPDGLPLAVHALVVRLRAVRADVAADAHVRLRGRSGRWYVLRASLAEPDAYGECAIVVVVRPAVPREVATLLTRLYGLSTREREIAAAVARGESTKEIAAALGLSPHTVLEHIDRACGKIGVHGRKALIAKLFFDGYHPLLGQSA; from the coding sequence ATGGAAGCCGTCTATCGAAGCGTGCGACGCGCGTGCTACGCCGGGTTCGACTCGGTGACGCTGCGTCGCGAGGTCGCCGCGCGCGTCGCGCCGGCCGTGCCGTACGACAAGTACGCGTTCAGCACGTGCGACCCGGACACGGGCCTGATGACGCACACCGTCGCCGACGGCGTGACCAGCGACCTGGCGCGGGCATACGTCGAGCGGCTGTACCCGTACCACTGTGCGTGCCTAACGATGGACGTGCCGCGCACCGGTGTCGCCGTGTTCTCGATGCTCGACCTGTCGCCTCCGACGCGCGACGTGCTCGCGGCGCACGGCTTCGACGAGCAGCTCCAGGTGTCGCTCACCGCCGAGGGACGACTGGTGGGCACCTGGTGCATGATGCGCGCGGACGACGCCCCGCCGCCGCGCGACGCCGAGCGCGCCCTGCTACGTCGCCTGATCCCACACGTCACCCGCGGCCTGCAGGCGGCCGCGCGCGTGGACCATGGCCTCGCCGCGGCGCGGGGCGGGGCAATCGACGACGCGGACCACGCGCCCGGCATCCTCGTGCTCGACGCGCGCGACCGGCCCACCACGCGCACGCCACTCGCCGCGGCGTGGCTCGACGATCTCGCGGACGTCGGCCTCGACATGCCGGACGGGCTGCCGCTCGCCGTCCACGCGCTCGTCGTGCGGCTGCGCGCCGTGCGCGCGGACGTGGCGGCCGACGCGCACGTGCGGTTGCGCGGGCGGTCCGGCCGGTGGTACGTGCTGCGTGCGTCGCTCGCCGAGCCGGACGCGTACGGCGAGTGCGCGATCGTCGTCGTCGTGCGGCCGGCCGTGCCGCGCGAGGTGGCGACGCTGCTCACCCGGCTCTACGGCCTCTCGACCCGCGAGCGCGAGATCGCCGCGGCGGTCGCGCGCGGGGAGTCGACGAAGGAGATCGCCGCCGCGTTGGGCCTCTCGCCGCACACGGTGCTCGAGCACATCGACCGGGCGTGCGGCAAGATCGGCGTGCACGGGCGCAAGGCGCTGATCGCGAAGCTGTTCTTCGACGGGTACCACCCACTGCTGGGGCAGTCGGCCTGA